Part of the Sulfuricurvum kujiense DSM 16994 genome, AGGTAACAGATTTAGAGATAAAGCTCTAACCTGTGTGAAGAATAGTGACGTATTATTGCCACTCTTCTTGCATTATCGTAACATCTCCCGAGTCGCCGTGAAAACTGAGTTCACCGTCGCTGATGTTGCACTGAAGCCGCATGGAGCGCTCGCACAGTGTCTCTATCCCCTCGGCATGCAGATGGATAACGCGAAGGTTTTTAAACCGTGCAAACGTGGAGCCGTACTGTTTCCACCATGCAACGGCACTTTTATAGTTGTAGGTGTAGACGATTACCTGTTCACTGCGTCCGCACGCCTTGCGCAGCCGTTTCTCGTCCACCTGTCCCAGATCGATCCACAGCTCGATCTCTCCGCCGTAGTTTTTCTCCCACAGTTCGGGTTCGTCGTCTCCCCCGATCCCTTTGGTAATAATCAGGCGATCACTGGCGTTCAGGGCAAAAGCAGCGAGACGGATCATAAGACGCTGATCGGTTTCCGAGGGGTGCTGGGCTATCGTAATCTCATGGGTTTCGTAGTAGTTGCGATCCATATCGGAAATACTGAGCTGTGCTTTGTAGATCGTGGAACCTGCGGCCATAAGAACTCCCTTGTAAATGTCGAATTATGGCATAAGGGGGCTTAGAACCTTTCTTTGTTAAATTCTTCTTCTTTATGCTTTATTCGTAATAACAACCAAGCAGAAAAAACAATCGCTGGTATCCATAAAAGCTGGCACCAAAAAAGTCCAAATCCTAAATAAGGCATAATATCAACCGTTCCAACATAACAATGTTGAAGATTTTTCAATCCCCCTTGACAACCAAAATAGTGATATGCCCAGTCAGATAATTTCCAACCACCGAAGAGTAAAAATGGAGGAAGCGCTGCAAAAAAATATTTATATTTCCATTTCACAATCGTACCTTAAACTTTATTCATAACTCTCTTGCCGATGCAACACACGACCGATAAAAATCGTATCCTCAACTACATCGAACAAAACCCGATAATCCCCTACTCGCATACGATACGCAGGTTCGAAATTGGTCAGTTTTTTAATATTGGAAACATCAGGGAAATTTTTGAGAGAGATGATTTTTTCGTGGAGTTTACTTTTGAAAGGTTCGTTTATTTTTTGGAGGTCTTTGATCGCACTTTTGCGAATCTCAATGCGCATCTTTTAAATATTCCTCAAACGGGATACTCTCTTCCTCACGTGTTTTTGACAATGCTTTTAAATCTTCGATATCGTCTTTGGAAACGACTTCTACACCGTCTTTTTTAAAGTGCTCTAACAGCCATAAAAATTTGTCAAATATTTGCGGGTTTTGAAAATTAATCGTTAATGATTGCATTCTATGACTCCTCTATCGATAGAGAATTATAGCATGTCAGAAGAAAATAGTTTTTAAGAAAAATAATGGGAGTGGATTCCCGCCGAAGCGGGAGGGAGAAAGAAGCTATTAGCCTTTGACTTTCGCTTCGATAGTAGCAACGATCGACGGATCTTCGAGAGTCGAGATATCCTGAGTAATCGCATCGCCTTTCGCAATTGAGCGGAGGATACGGCGCATGATTTTTCCTGAACGTGTTTTCGGCAAGCCCGGAACGAAAACGATGTCATCACAGATAGCGATGTTACCGATCTCTTTCATGATCACTTTGTTGATCTCTTTGACCATCTCCATCTCTTCACCGACGGTATCTTCGCTTTTGAGAACGATGTAGGCGAAGATCCCCTCACCTTTGATATCGTGCGGTTTACCGACAACGGCTACTTCAGCAACGTTAGGGTGTTTTTTACATGCCGCTTCAACTTCGGCAGTTCCCATACGGTGACCGGATACGTTGATAACGTCATCGGTACGTCCTGTAATCGTGATGTAGCCCTCTTCGTCGTAGATTGCGCCGTCACCGGTGAAGTAGACCGGCTGACCGTCTTTTTTAACATCGCCGAAGTACGATTTCACGAAACGCTCAGGATCGCCCCAGATGCCGCGGATCATTGACGGCCAAGGACGGGTTACACACATATAACCGCCCTCGCCCGCCGGTACTTTGACACCGGTTTGCGGATCAAGGATCTCAGCGATGATCCCCGGAAGCGGGAATGTCGCACACGCAGGTTTGATCGGAGTTGCCCCCGGAAGCGGAGAAACGATGTGTCCCCCCGTCTCGGTTTGCCAGTAGGTATCGACGATCGCACATTTGCTTCCGCCGACCGCTTCATAGTACCATTTCCATGCCGGAGGGTCGATCGGCTCACCGACGGTTCCGAGGACTTTCAGGCTGCTGAGATCGTATTTAGAGGGCTCATCTTCACCCGTTTTGTGCAATACGCGGATTGCCGTCGGAGCAGTGTAGAATTGGTTGATTTTGTACTCTTCGACCATTTTCCACGGACGTCCCGCATCCGGATAGGTCGGAACTCCTTCGAACATGACCGTCGTCGCACCCATTGCAAGCGGTCCGTAAACGATGTAGGTGTGTCCGGTAATCCAGCCGACGTCGGCAGTACACCAGTAAGTGTCGTTTTCTTTGACGTCGAATACCCATTCCATCGTCATTTGAGCCCAAAGGATATACCCCGCAGAGTTGTGTTGTACCCCTTTCGGTTTTCCGGTAGAACCTGACGTATAGAGGAGGAACAACGGATCTTCCGCATCCATCTCTTCGGCTTCACAAATGCTTGATTGAGATTTGATCAATTCGTTGTACGAGTAATCGCGTCCCGCTACCCAGGTAACGTCTTCGTTGTTACGCTCGACCACGAGAACTTTTTCCACCGGAGAATTGGCATCGATCGCTTGGTCAACGACCGGTTTGAGCATGTACGGTTTGTCTTTGCGGTATGCACCGTCTGCAGTGATTACCAATTTAGCCTGCGCATCTTCGATACGGTCTTTCAGCGCTTCGGATGAGAATCCGCCGAAAACGATCGAGTGGATCGCTCCGATACGGGCACACGCAAGCATCGCATACGCCGCTTCCGGGATCATCGGCATATAGATTACAACACGGTCGCCTTTTTTGACATGGAACTCGTTTTTAAGGAGGTTTGCGAACTTATTGACGTTGTAATAAAGTTCAAGATAGGTAATAATTTGTTTGTCACCGCGGTCGCCTTCGAAAATGATCGCCGCTTTGTTTTTGCGTGAAGTGAGGTGACGGTCGATACATTGGTGAGCAACGTTAAGTTTTCCGTTCACGAACCATTTGTAAAACGGTGCGTTACTCTCATCGAGAACTTGAGTATACGGTTTAAACCAGTCAATTTTTTCATTGGCAAAATGGGCCCAGAATCCTTCATAATCTTCCTCTGCCCACGCTTGTAAATCGTGGTATTCGCACATGTTTTTAATGCGTGCATTTTTAGCAAACTCTCGGTTTGGATGAAAAGTCGGTTTGACGATATCGCTCATAAGTAAGGCTCCTTAATGTAGTTTAGTAATGTGTTGTAATTTTATATAGACCATTGCGGTCATGATCGCGTCATTCAACGCGTTGTGCTGTCCCATCCGAGGGATGTTTAAATCACGTAAAATTGTATCAAAACGTAGATCAATATTTCCTTGCGGGATAAGCTCAATTTTCTTATCAAAATAGAGTCCTGAGACTTCGATTTGACGATTCGGCAAATTGACCCCGATCCAGGGTTTTATGAGGCGATTCATCATCGCCATATCAAACTCCAAATAATACCCTATCAACGGGCGATTTCCCACAAATTCGAGAAACTTTTTCGCCCCTTCGACGGGTTCGATCGCGTTCTCAAGATCACACGGACGGATATGGTGAATCTTGATACTTTCGACACTGATTTCGCGTGAAGGTTTCAAGAAGAGTTCAAAACTCTCCGACGTAAGGATTTTATCCCCTTTTATCTTGACGGCACCGATGCTGAGGACTTCGTCTTTTTTGGTATTCAATCCCGTCGTTTCGGTATCAAATACGACCGCTTCGTCTCCTTCATAGGGCTCAAAAAGCCATGCATACGACTCATCTTTGAGTGAACGCCGACACCATGAACGTTTGAAGTTCTCAAACATCAGACCACCATCCCCAAATGGAAATGATAGGTCAGAAATTTTTTGAACGTATTGACGATTTTAAACGCATCTTTGAGCAAATCGCGATCAGCCTTGGCAAGAAGTTTCGGGTTGACGTAATTTTGAATATCGGTGATCTGTTTTTGCGAGAGCAGCACCCGCAAACGGATACTAAGCAGTGTATCATACGCTTCTATCAGCTCGCTCGCAAACCGTTTATCAAACAAACCGATGTTGTTAAGCTCTTTGATCCGTTCGGTAGTATTGGTTGAGCTGATTTTATGTTCCAGCGCCAACACACGGATACCGTGTACGATCGCAAAAATCCCCCCCTTTTTGATGTCAAGTTCACTGCCGTGTTCCGCTCTTCCGAAGACGAAACCTCCGATAAGGCTTAGCGGCGTTTCAAATGCCAGCGTCACTTTTGCCAAATGGGCCATAATGTCGCTTCTCCCTTCAAAGTGCTCATACAGATATTCACGGCACTCATCCAGCAGCGATTTATCTCCTGCGACGCATTGCGCATCCAGGAAAATCGACAAGCCCATCAGGCTCTCTTCATTGAACGTCTCGATCCATTCTGAGATCAATTTTTTATAATCCGCTACGCTGCGGCGCCAATACGGGTTGGAAACCATAACGTTTCCGCTGCATTCGGGAAATCCGAGTTGCAGCAGTTGACGGTTTAACTCCATCATATACGGGGCAAACTGTTCTTCATCTTCTCCGTCACGGAAAATGAGACCGTTGTCCTGATCGGTACGAAGAACCTGTTCTCCGCGCCCCTCGCTTCCCATGACGATCAGCGCACATTTATTTTGCATCGATGCCGGTACGACCATCTCAAAAACTTTGTGATACAGCTTTGCATTCAGCTCACTGACCAGTTTAGAAACATATCGTACACGCACCCCTTTGTTCGTTAGTGAGCGAACCAAGTGCGTCAACGAACGCTGAGCACTGTGAAGCTCGTCAATGCTGTTTGCACGTTCAATCGATGCGGCAATCAGATGGGTATGGTTGGCAAAATGGCTTAATAGGTCAATCTGCTCCAAAATACCGACAATTGCATCCCCTTCCGTTACCACAAGCCGCTTGATACCGTATTTGGTGAAAAGAAGCAATGCGTTAAAGAGAAAATCGCTCCGCTCAATCGTCAAAAGACCGTAAGTCGCAATATCTCCGATCGGCTCTGCGGTACTTTTTCCTGCCAAAAGAACACGTTCGCGAAGATTGGTATCGGTGACGATTCCATCCTCTTCCCCCCGACGGACCAAAATAACCTTTGCCCCCTGCTCGCTCATTTTTCGCAATGAAGCATTGATGCTCAACGACGCATCTACGAAACAGGGAGTATGCAGATAGATTTCATCGACACGGGAAACCATAAAAGGGGTAAGCTCGTTTTGGTGCTGACGCTCTTTAAGATTTTGGTGTTTGGTAATGAAATCTTGCATAAAGTAGTTTTGGAACGGTTCGACATCTTGAAGAAGGTTGAGAAAAGTTTCTTTGGGGAGTTCGTAGCAGATCAGATCTTCGGCAACGATAAAGGTGCTTTGGGTATTTCCGTATATCAGGGAGTTCGCGTCAAAGCTGTCGCGCTCCCCGTATACGTTTTGGAGTTCACCCTCGATGGTTTCGTTGACAACGCCTTTGATG contains:
- a CDS encoding YaeQ family protein, with product MAAGSTIYKAQLSISDMDRNYYETHEITIAQHPSETDQRLMIRLAAFALNASDRLIITKGIGGDDEPELWEKNYGGEIELWIDLGQVDEKRLRKACGRSEQVIVYTYNYKSAVAWWKQYGSTFARFKNLRVIHLHAEGIETLCERSMRLQCNISDGELSFHGDSGDVTIMQEEWQ
- a CDS encoding type II toxin-antitoxin system RelE family toxin — its product is MRIEIRKSAIKDLQKINEPFKSKLHEKIISLKNFPDVSNIKKLTNFEPAYRMRVGDYRVLFDVVEDTIFIGRVLHRQESYE
- the acs gene encoding acetate--CoA ligase; its protein translation is MSDIVKPTFHPNREFAKNARIKNMCEYHDLQAWAEEDYEGFWAHFANEKIDWFKPYTQVLDESNAPFYKWFVNGKLNVAHQCIDRHLTSRKNKAAIIFEGDRGDKQIITYLELYYNVNKFANLLKNEFHVKKGDRVVIYMPMIPEAAYAMLACARIGAIHSIVFGGFSSEALKDRIEDAQAKLVITADGAYRKDKPYMLKPVVDQAIDANSPVEKVLVVERNNEDVTWVAGRDYSYNELIKSQSSICEAEEMDAEDPLFLLYTSGSTGKPKGVQHNSAGYILWAQMTMEWVFDVKENDTYWCTADVGWITGHTYIVYGPLAMGATTVMFEGVPTYPDAGRPWKMVEEYKINQFYTAPTAIRVLHKTGEDEPSKYDLSSLKVLGTVGEPIDPPAWKWYYEAVGGSKCAIVDTYWQTETGGHIVSPLPGATPIKPACATFPLPGIIAEILDPQTGVKVPAGEGGYMCVTRPWPSMIRGIWGDPERFVKSYFGDVKKDGQPVYFTGDGAIYDEEGYITITGRTDDVINVSGHRMGTAEVEAACKKHPNVAEVAVVGKPHDIKGEGIFAYIVLKSEDTVGEEMEMVKEINKVIMKEIGNIAICDDIVFVPGLPKTRSGKIMRRILRSIAKGDAITQDISTLEDPSIVATIEAKVKG
- a CDS encoding 3'-5' exonuclease, with amino-acid sequence MFENFKRSWCRRSLKDESYAWLFEPYEGDEAVVFDTETTGLNTKKDEVLSIGAVKIKGDKILTSESFELFLKPSREISVESIKIHHIRPCDLENAIEPVEGAKKFLEFVGNRPLIGYYLEFDMAMMNRLIKPWIGVNLPNRQIEVSGLYFDKKIELIPQGNIDLRFDTILRDLNIPRMGQHNALNDAIMTAMVYIKLQHITKLH
- a CDS encoding putative nucleotidyltransferase substrate binding domain-containing protein; protein product: MSLFDQKALLMSIHPFDLLGERMIEKLMTQMDIAYYPKETVLIAPRVRAESLYIIIKGVVNETIEGELQNVYGERDSFDANSLIYGNTQSTFIVAEDLICYELPKETFLNLLQDVEPFQNYFMQDFITKHQNLKERQHQNELTPFMVSRVDEIYLHTPCFVDASLSINASLRKMSEQGAKVILVRRGEEDGIVTDTNLRERVLLAGKSTAEPIGDIATYGLLTIERSDFLFNALLLFTKYGIKRLVVTEGDAIVGILEQIDLLSHFANHTHLIAASIERANSIDELHSAQRSLTHLVRSLTNKGVRVRYVSKLVSELNAKLYHKVFEMVVPASMQNKCALIVMGSEGRGEQVLRTDQDNGLIFRDGEDEEQFAPYMMELNRQLLQLGFPECSGNVMVSNPYWRRSVADYKKLISEWIETFNEESLMGLSIFLDAQCVAGDKSLLDECREYLYEHFEGRSDIMAHLAKVTLAFETPLSLIGGFVFGRAEHGSELDIKKGGIFAIVHGIRVLALEHKISSTNTTERIKELNNIGLFDKRFASELIEAYDTLLSIRLRVLLSQKQITDIQNYVNPKLLAKADRDLLKDAFKIVNTFKKFLTYHFHLGMVV